From a region of the Helianthus annuus cultivar XRQ/B chromosome 5, HanXRQr2.0-SUNRISE, whole genome shotgun sequence genome:
- the LOC110940157 gene encoding polyadenylate-binding protein-interacting protein 7 → MSLSNNVSSAIDKKLSSTGKTIRLNPDAAEFVPFALRSPSAAVGASDASSSFGNFGTTTLGKTVVDRSESSVSNVSEDEVHRYWQNQLPDDITPDFNVTGDEDSQGINALPFSALSLADVNESSRFTDRFQKELSPRQTNGSSFSKKMGFPVSLYDENPLSSFQQQGPAKPWDIQGDQLLNGIQEGPSYNGGDHGHGYIDGMFDEQQMDGAEVNPLEFLASQFPGFAAESLADVYFANGGDLNLTIEMLTQLELQVDGGFNQNLNPKVLSAPNLSALDFPALSPADGQNGDDHQQRIDPYRPLEKEILLMFKSSSTAPPSGGATDFASAVRKMASQDSSIWKYNRDHNQDTTVGSSRSSHVLASSYNSGHGRMSYGDRLTNRSSNRSAPVWLETGDAVANMYSEMRGEARDHARLRNAYFEQARQAYLVGSKALAKELSVKGQLHNMQMKAAHGKAQESIYRQRNPVSPSMQGNGRAGQEKLIDLHGLHVTEAIHVLKRDLAMLRSVARSADQHLQVYICVGTGHHTRGTRTPARLPVAVQRYLLEEEGLDYSEPQPGLLRVRLY, encoded by the exons ATGAGCTTATCCAATAACGTGTCTTCCGCCATTGACAAAAAGCTTAGCTCGACAGGAAAAACAATACGTTTAAATCCAGATGCAGCGGAGTTTGTTCCATTCGCTTTAAGATCACCTTCCGCAGCTGTCGGTGCTTCAGATGCATCCTCAAGTTTCGGTAATTTCGGTACCACAACACTAGGGAAAACAGTAGTAGACAGATCAGAGTCGTCTGTGTCAAATGTTTCAGAGGATGAGGTGCATCgatactggcagaaccagcttccTGATGACATCACGCCCGACTTTAATGTAACAGGAGATGAAGATTCTCAAGGAATCAATGCACTTCCTTTTTCAGCGTTATCTTTAGCAGATGTTAATGAATCGTCACGGTTCACCGACAGGTTTCAAAAGGAGTTATCTCCTCGTCAAACAAACGGAAGCAGCTTTTCTAAGAAGATGGGATTTCCCGTTTCGTTATATGACGAAAATCCGCTCTCTAGTTTTCAACAACAAGGGCCTGCTAAACCCTGGGATATTCAGGGTGATCAGCTGCTAAACGGTATACAAGAGGGGCCTTCATACAATGGTGGTGATCATGGGCATGGTTACATTGATGGCATGTTTGATGAGCAACAGATGGACGGTGCAGAAGTAAATCCGCTTGAATTTCTGGCTTCACAGTTTCCGGGTTTTGCAGCTGAAAGTCTTGCAGATGTTTATTTTGCAAATGGAGGAGACTTGAATTTGACAATTGAGATGCTGACTCAGCTTGAG CTTCAAGTAGACGGTGGTTTTAATCAGAATCTGAACCCCAAAGTTTTATCGGCTCCAAATCTTAGTGCTCTTGATTTCCCTGCACTCTCTCCTGCAGATGGTCAAAACGGTGATGATCATCAACAGCGTATCGATCCGTACCGTCCATTGGAAAAGGAGATCTTGCTCATGTTTAAGTCTTCCTCCACCGCACCACCATCTGGTGGTGCTACTGATTTTGCTTCTGCTGTTAGAAAAATGGCGTCACAGGACTCGAGCATATGGAAATATAATAGAGACCATAATCAAGATACCACCGTTGGATCAAGTAGAAGTTCTCACGTTTTGGCCAGCTCTTATAACAGTGGTCATGGAAGGATGAGTTATGGAGATCGGTTAACTAACCGGAGTTCAAACCGTTCAGCACCTGTCTGGCTTGAAACAGGAGATGCTGTCG CAAATATGTACTCTGAGATGCGTGGTGAAGCTCGTGATCATGCACGTCTGCGCAATGCATACTTTGAACAG GCACGACAGGCATACCTTGTTGGAAGCAAGGCTTTAGCAAAGGAACTAAGTGTAAAGGGGCAACTGCACAACATGCAAATGAAAGCTGCTCATGGAAAAGCTCAAGAATCTATATATCGTCAGAG GAACCCAGTTAGCCCAAGTATGCAGGGCAATGGAAGAGCAGGACAGGAAAAGTTGATAGACCTCCACGGGCTACATGTGACTGAAGCAATTCATGTCCTGAAACGGGATCTCGCAATGCTGAGGAGCGTTGCCAGGTCAGCAGATCAGCATCTACAGGTGTACATATGTGTTGGAACAGGCCACCACACGAGAGGGACCCGCACTCCAGCTAGACTCCCTGTTGCTGTTCAGAGATACCTGCTGGAGGAAGAAGGCCTGGACTACTCTGAGCCCCAGCCTGGGCTCCTTCGAGTTCGGTtatattga